A region of Paenimyroides aestuarii DNA encodes the following proteins:
- a CDS encoding GLPGLI family protein, which translates to MNIFHVLTLLICCQIMGAQTNNYKITYKRFEDNLKKDAILYVKQGEPTVMHIISASTVPVKVIKDTTYIDENGATVWKKGTGSTDYSKFPDDYIKVDHVANKIEMIKDVQKKNFLVTDELNYKWNITNETKKIQNYTCYKATTSFRGNTFEAWFTPDIPINAGPWKWYGLPGLILEATDTDKSVVFKIEKMEQLTVEIPFPSKGLEQLTLQQYFKKVDEVMDAFWAEIESDRSVSVTKTVLGRFGLERVYEWEEEPKKQ; encoded by the coding sequence ATGAACATATTTCATGTACTTACTTTATTGATATGTTGCCAAATAATGGGAGCGCAAACCAACAATTATAAAATTACCTATAAACGTTTTGAAGACAATCTTAAAAAAGACGCTATTTTGTATGTAAAACAAGGTGAACCAACGGTAATGCATATTATTTCAGCCTCTACTGTCCCTGTAAAAGTGATAAAAGACACCACTTATATCGATGAAAACGGTGCTACGGTATGGAAAAAAGGCACTGGCTCTACAGATTACAGTAAATTTCCAGACGATTATATAAAAGTAGATCACGTAGCCAATAAAATAGAAATGATTAAAGATGTTCAAAAAAAGAATTTCTTGGTTACAGATGAGCTGAATTATAAGTGGAACATAACAAACGAAACCAAAAAAATTCAAAATTATACGTGTTACAAAGCCACCACTTCCTTCCGTGGTAATACTTTTGAGGCATGGTTTACGCCCGATATTCCTATAAATGCAGGGCCATGGAAATGGTACGGTTTGCCAGGTCTTATTCTAGAAGCCACCGATACAGACAAAAGTGTGGTTTTTAAAATAGAAAAAATGGAGCAACTCACAGTCGAAATACCGTTTCCTTCAAAAGGATTAGAACAACTAACATTGCAGCAGTATTTTAAAAAGGTAGATGAAGTAATGGATGCTTTCTGGGCAGAAATAGAAAGCGATCGAAGTGTATCTGTTACAAAGACTGTTTTAGGTAGATTTGGCTTGGAACGGGTTTACGAATGGGAAGAAGAACCTAAAAAACAATAG
- a CDS encoding GLPGLI family protein, whose product MKNIILTLVWFYCHATNAQHLKITYKQFQTYDYTSVIDTYLYINTKENKSILVQDYKSQKELDEKINDIAHADAYATLDRSIPYDFIFLDLTKKSISMYEDFARKIYMVDDVFPEISWQLIDEQKTINDIKVNKAIGTYRGNTWYVWYAPSIPYSFGPWKLNGLPGLILEAKDIAGNIVFNVEKIQYNVICNDCTPPGNNLHKITLKEYLILQDNFTNNLEADLPRGTTVSYTKKSILTKELKFEFPIKFLWEEEPKKQ is encoded by the coding sequence ATGAAAAATATCATTCTTACCCTCGTTTGGTTTTACTGTCACGCAACAAATGCGCAGCATTTAAAAATTACCTACAAGCAATTTCAAACATATGATTATACATCTGTCATAGATACCTATTTGTATATAAATACTAAAGAAAACAAATCTATTTTAGTTCAAGATTATAAATCTCAAAAAGAGCTAGATGAAAAAATAAATGATATCGCACATGCTGACGCGTATGCAACACTTGATAGAAGTATCCCTTATGATTTTATTTTTTTAGATTTAACTAAAAAATCTATAAGTATGTATGAAGATTTTGCTCGGAAAATTTACATGGTTGATGATGTATTTCCAGAAATTAGCTGGCAATTAATTGATGAGCAAAAAACAATAAATGATATAAAAGTTAATAAAGCAATTGGCACCTATCGTGGTAATACATGGTATGTTTGGTATGCACCTTCAATTCCTTATAGTTTTGGTCCTTGGAAACTAAATGGTTTACCAGGATTGATTTTAGAAGCAAAAGATATTGCCGGAAACATAGTTTTTAATGTAGAAAAAATACAATATAACGTAATTTGTAATGATTGTACACCACCTGGTAATAATCTACATAAGATTACACTTAAAGAGTATCTCATATTACAAGATAATTTTACAAATAATTTAGAAGCCGATTTGCCGCGAGGAACTACTGTTAGTTATACAAAAAAAAGTATTTTAACAAAAGAATTGAAATTTGAATTTCCAATCAAGTTTTTATGGGAAGAAGAACCTAAAAAACAATAG
- a CDS encoding GLPGLI family protein has translation MKNIILTIVWLYCHATNAQHYKITYIEQYNFAIPVNFTSRLVISETGSLFLKDVNTRKQGYVTNPIDNQDFFKNREGITEQVVLTGTNEYTFYDANSQSFSFLVGGNSNVCKEFVDTPNDINWLLTNETKEIGKFVTHKAVANFRGREWEVWFTHDIPMSYGPWKLRGLPGLIVEAREKTGKIYFSAIKVEKTTDSAVSLYNAIPKSGVKKTYKEFVMLTENRLKESFESRRANLPRGENAEIFIAPRNGIELIYEWEEQLQVN, from the coding sequence ATGAAAAATATCATTCTTACCATAGTTTGGCTTTACTGTCACGCAACAAATGCGCAGCATTACAAAATAACGTATATAGAACAATATAATTTTGCCATACCGGTAAATTTCACCAGCAGGTTGGTAATTTCTGAGACGGGATCATTGTTTTTAAAAGATGTTAATACCAGAAAGCAAGGTTATGTTACTAATCCAATAGATAATCAAGATTTTTTTAAAAATCGGGAAGGTATAACAGAACAAGTTGTGCTAACAGGAACCAATGAATATACTTTTTACGATGCTAATAGCCAATCGTTTAGTTTTCTTGTGGGCGGAAATTCAAATGTTTGTAAAGAGTTTGTAGATACACCTAACGATATCAATTGGCTTTTAACAAACGAAACCAAAGAAATTGGCAAATTTGTTACGCACAAAGCGGTTGCAAATTTTAGAGGCAGAGAATGGGAAGTTTGGTTTACACACGATATTCCGATGTCATACGGACCTTGGAAATTAAGAGGATTGCCAGGTTTAATAGTAGAAGCCAGAGAAAAAACCGGAAAAATTTATTTTTCTGCAATTAAAGTTGAAAAAACAACAGATTCGGCTGTAAGTTTATATAATGCTATACCTAAATCAGGTGTAAAAAAAACGTACAAAGAATTTGTAATGCTAACAGAAAACCGTTTAAAGGAGTCTTTTGAATCTCGAAGAGCGAATTTACCAAGAGGGGAAAATGCAGAAATTTTTATTGCACCACGAAACGGCATCGAACTTATCTACGAATGGGAAGAACAACTGCAAGTTAATTAA
- a CDS encoding DUF6048 family protein: MRTFRFTISLLLLITAKISAQEKAPQKVYPEVYGLRIGTDLVKASRNIWDKNYKGFEVVADYRYNKNWYLAAEAGFEDRFQEDEQLSFTTSGMFLKVGAEKNFHKNWLDMNNLIFVGGRYGLSLHNQTLHRYRVNTGTAYFDEELQYPELKSTGLSAHWLELVVGIKTEVAQNVFIGMNVRLKGLLFQKQPDGFENLYYPGFDQKYSGNIGVGFGYTVSYLIPFKKKNPK, translated from the coding sequence ATGCGCACATTCAGATTTACTATTAGTTTGCTTTTGCTGATAACTGCAAAAATTTCGGCTCAAGAAAAAGCACCTCAAAAGGTATATCCAGAAGTTTACGGATTGCGTATTGGTACTGATTTGGTGAAAGCTTCACGGAATATTTGGGATAAAAACTACAAGGGATTTGAAGTGGTTGCTGATTACCGCTACAATAAAAATTGGTATTTGGCTGCCGAAGCGGGGTTTGAAGACCGTTTTCAAGAAGATGAACAACTTTCGTTTACCACCAGCGGTATGTTTTTAAAAGTTGGGGCCGAAAAAAACTTTCACAAAAATTGGTTGGATATGAACAACCTTATTTTTGTGGGCGGACGCTATGGTTTAAGTTTACACAACCAAACCTTGCACCGCTACCGCGTGAATACCGGCACAGCATATTTTGATGAAGAGCTGCAATATCCGGAATTGAAATCAACCGGACTTTCTGCCCATTGGTTAGAATTGGTGGTTGGAATTAAAACCGAAGTGGCTCAAAATGTGTTCATTGGTATGAATGTTCGCTTAAAAGGTTTGCTGTTTCAAAAACAACCCGACGGTTTTGAAAACTTGTATTATCCGGGTTTTGATCAAAAATACAGCGGCAATATTGGTGTGGGCTTTGGTTACACAGTGAGCTATTTGATTCCTTTTAAAAAGAAAAATCCTAAATAA
- a CDS encoding GLPGLI family protein encodes MKRILTLLVCLLFSTFLRGQYSLQIEYNQIFNTDFPLIRTGLLQVNSNQSIFVDLMKSKRPIKENSDTNISYLDNLSDHERYTEIKEGEKINLQVGGNYDQYYMYDQSKKTFLFTGELGKEQFLISDNFNLQWEITNETKTISNYKVYKASTNFRGRNWDAWFAPELAYNFGPWKLHGLPGLILEAYDDSHRYHFVAIKIKNDKNLPMEPNTHFLKKIDFKNFILGNFEIIENSVNIIERDYEVIRHNVKRNSKELIYEWEEQPKKQ; translated from the coding sequence ATGAAAAGAATTTTAACGTTACTAGTTTGCTTATTATTTTCAACATTTTTGAGAGGTCAATACTCTTTACAAATAGAGTACAATCAAATTTTCAATACAGATTTTCCTTTAATAAGAACCGGATTGCTTCAAGTGAATAGTAATCAATCTATTTTTGTAGATTTAATGAAAAGTAAAAGACCTATAAAGGAAAATAGTGATACGAATATTTCATACTTAGATAACCTTTCCGACCATGAAAGATATACAGAAATAAAAGAAGGAGAAAAAATTAATTTACAGGTTGGTGGTAATTATGATCAGTATTACATGTATGACCAAAGTAAAAAGACTTTTCTGTTTACAGGTGAACTTGGCAAAGAGCAATTTCTTATTTCGGATAACTTTAATTTGCAATGGGAAATAACGAATGAAACAAAAACGATCTCTAATTATAAGGTTTATAAAGCCTCTACAAATTTTAGAGGGCGAAATTGGGATGCATGGTTTGCTCCTGAATTGGCTTATAATTTTGGACCATGGAAACTGCATGGTTTACCAGGGTTAATTTTAGAAGCTTATGATGACAGTCATCGATATCATTTTGTAGCTATAAAAATTAAGAATGATAAAAATTTACCAATGGAACCAAATACTCATTTTTTAAAGAAGATTGATTTTAAAAATTTTATATTGGGTAATTTTGAAATAATTGAAAATAGTGTAAACATAATTGAAAGAGACTATGAGGTTATTAGGCATAATGTAAAGCGTAACAGTAAAGAACTCATCTACGAATGGGAAGAACAACCTAAAAAACAATAG
- a CDS encoding GLPGLI family protein, translating to MNATRITYIFILVYFTAQASFSQKLVTIDYTSYYDFNFPKKIPSQLIYNNDESIFIEYISKSEDWDSQNVTDSILGISLAGFDNVYNSPITSENFFYRINTQPQTVMFNEIYKGQNAWIKDEFEKIEWKITTKTKNIANLKCYKAIANFRGNVWNAWFSYDLPGSFGPWKLSGLPGTILQASTSNKKIQFIANKISYSNEPITITPVVKNDLVKFKDFIEYKYNLTPNTDFSRGELPQNILFRDPLEPNYEWEEQPKKQ from the coding sequence ATGAATGCCACTAGAATTACATACATTTTTATACTTGTATATTTTACAGCACAAGCTTCTTTTTCACAGAAGCTAGTGACTATTGACTATACCTCATATTATGATTTTAACTTTCCCAAAAAAATACCTTCACAGTTAATTTACAATAACGACGAGTCAATTTTTATAGAGTATATAAGCAAATCTGAAGATTGGGATAGTCAAAATGTAACAGACAGTATTCTAGGGATTTCATTAGCAGGTTTTGACAACGTATATAATAGTCCCATCACTTCTGAGAATTTCTTTTATCGTATAAATACCCAGCCACAAACAGTTATGTTTAATGAGATCTATAAAGGACAAAACGCTTGGATAAAAGATGAATTTGAAAAAATAGAATGGAAAATAACAACAAAAACCAAAAATATTGCAAATTTGAAATGCTATAAAGCAATAGCAAACTTTAGAGGTAATGTTTGGAACGCTTGGTTTTCGTATGATTTGCCAGGATCTTTTGGTCCTTGGAAACTTTCTGGTTTACCAGGTACCATTTTGCAGGCAAGCACATCAAATAAAAAAATTCAGTTTATAGCAAATAAAATCAGCTATTCAAATGAACCGATTACAATAACGCCCGTAGTAAAAAATGATCTTGTTAAGTTTAAAGATTTTATTGAATATAAATACAATCTAACTCCAAATACAGACTTTAGTCGTGGAGAATTACCTCAAAATATACTTTTTAGAGATCCCTTAGAACCAAATTACGAATGGGAAGAACAACCTAAAAAACAATAG
- a CDS encoding GLPGLI family protein: protein MKKIFIYSLFFLVIKTWGQNNKLVVKYDILYQTTKTLQRTGCLWADNEKSIFEVDILSALTKDEKDDKPEIKNTTLHVIKADITRNYYYLTFLKDNDFLFLDDLQKGKLILISDKAGQNWKLTNETKQINNITCQKAICIFRGVEWEAWFAPSIPYPYGPWKLRGLPGLIIEAYDVNKKYNYSARSIEYTKALGLLDKDLEDLTTEKIYAKMTMKEFITQKDEALEAILANIKRGGEVKVRNASENGGKVRYGRELIYEWEEQKK from the coding sequence ATGAAAAAAATTTTTATATACAGTTTATTTTTTTTAGTCATAAAAACTTGGGGGCAAAATAATAAATTAGTTGTTAAATATGATATTCTATATCAGACAACTAAAACGTTACAAAGAACAGGTTGTTTGTGGGCTGATAATGAAAAATCTATTTTTGAGGTAGATATTCTTTCTGCTTTAACTAAAGATGAAAAAGATGACAAACCTGAAATAAAAAATACTACACTACACGTAATTAAAGCTGATATTACACGTAATTATTATTATCTAACTTTTTTAAAAGATAATGATTTTCTTTTTTTAGATGATTTACAAAAAGGTAAATTAATATTAATTTCAGACAAAGCAGGTCAAAACTGGAAGCTAACCAACGAAACCAAACAAATTAATAACATTACATGCCAAAAAGCAATATGCATTTTTAGAGGTGTAGAATGGGAAGCATGGTTTGCTCCTTCTATCCCTTATCCTTATGGACCTTGGAAATTAAGAGGATTACCAGGCTTAATTATTGAAGCGTATGATGTAAATAAAAAATACAATTATAGCGCAAGAAGTATAGAATACACAAAAGCTTTAGGTTTGTTAGATAAAGATTTAGAAGATTTGACTACTGAAAAAATTTATGCTAAAATGACGATGAAAGAGTTTATAACCCAAAAAGATGAGGCTTTAGAAGCTATTTTAGCAAATATAAAAAGAGGTGGTGAAGTAAAAGTAAGAAACGCTTCCGAAAATGGAGGTAAAGTTAGATACGGAAGAGAACTTATCTACGAATGGGAAGAACAAAAAAAGTAA
- a CDS encoding GLPGLI family protein, with translation MRKLILVSLFCLVYNILHSQKQYNYLFYVDNTVRTGALLFNEKTNTAEYIDKMENLKSTKAEGKPVFTVSVDGFNDFVYYKKNVNELNYTYELLKIPYFINDSTININWELHSDQKEIQGLNCKKATTFFRGRKWTVWYCPDIPVVYGPWKFYGLPGLMVEVTEDTNRFAFVLIEILEKPTAVLPNLNLSKHKQIDLKTFDEIFHDAMNLKDLKNSRGYVIEGEPFKRQGIELLYEWEEQPKKQ, from the coding sequence ATGAGAAAATTAATATTAGTTAGTTTATTTTGTTTAGTTTACAATATACTACATTCCCAAAAGCAATATAACTATTTATTTTATGTGGATAACACCGTACGAACAGGGGCGTTGCTATTTAACGAAAAAACAAACACTGCAGAATATATTGACAAAATGGAGAATCTTAAATCGACCAAAGCTGAAGGAAAACCTGTTTTTACAGTTTCTGTAGATGGATTTAATGATTTTGTGTATTACAAAAAAAACGTCAATGAATTGAATTATACTTATGAATTACTTAAGATACCCTATTTTATAAATGATTCTACAATAAATATAAATTGGGAATTGCATTCCGATCAAAAAGAAATTCAAGGTTTAAACTGTAAGAAAGCCACCACCTTTTTTAGAGGTAGAAAATGGACTGTTTGGTATTGCCCAGATATACCGGTGGTTTACGGACCTTGGAAGTTTTATGGCTTACCCGGTTTGATGGTAGAAGTAACTGAAGATACTAATAGGTTTGCTTTTGTCTTAATAGAAATATTAGAAAAACCAACTGCGGTTTTACCCAACTTAAACCTTTCGAAACACAAACAAATTGATCTAAAAACATTTGATGAAATTTTTCATGATGCCATGAATTTAAAAGATCTTAAAAATTCAAGAGGTTATGTTATTGAAGGCGAACCTTTTAAAAGGCAAGGCATCGAACTCCTCTACGAATGGGAAGAACAACCTAAAAAACAATAG
- a CDS encoding GLPGLI family protein produces the protein MKKKSFTIIFCLFIACYSFGQSNGLLIEYLQVIDTEKAVEMKGYLYALPSEAIYEELLETRRPLSEKVEKNENEIVEVYQPLINDNKIFIVDINNKDVEYFEYLKSSKKSKITDEFSIKWTTINEKKMINDIECYKATTDFRGRKWEAWYAPSIPYSFGPWKFYGLPGLIISIHDESKRYNFAVKKIENLKENIYNDKLKHFKSIKYDVQQTLKEFVLEREKIVESSFSGRTIERGKEIIREKRQRSGRELIYEWEEQSEK, from the coding sequence ATGAAAAAAAAATCTTTTACTATTATTTTTTGTTTATTTATTGCGTGTTATTCTTTCGGTCAATCTAATGGTCTTTTAATTGAGTATCTTCAAGTTATTGATACAGAAAAAGCTGTTGAAATGAAAGGTTATTTATACGCTTTACCTTCAGAAGCAATTTATGAAGAGTTACTTGAAACAAGAAGACCTTTAAGTGAAAAAGTTGAAAAAAATGAAAATGAAATTGTTGAAGTTTATCAGCCTTTAATTAATGATAACAAAATATTTATTGTTGATATTAATAATAAAGATGTAGAATATTTTGAATATTTAAAATCGTCTAAAAAATCTAAAATCACTGATGAATTCTCCATAAAGTGGACCACTATTAATGAAAAAAAGATGATAAATGATATTGAGTGTTATAAAGCAACTACTGATTTTAGAGGTAGAAAATGGGAAGCTTGGTATGCACCTTCAATTCCCTATTCATTTGGGCCTTGGAAGTTTTATGGCTTACCAGGTTTAATTATTTCCATTCATGACGAAAGCAAACGCTATAATTTTGCAGTTAAAAAAATTGAAAACCTTAAAGAAAACATTTACAACGACAAATTAAAACATTTTAAAAGCATTAAATATGATGTGCAACAAACGTTAAAAGAATTTGTTTTGGAAAGAGAAAAAATTGTGGAATCATCTTTTTCTGGTAGAACAATTGAAAGAGGGAAAGAAATCATAAGAGAAAAAAGACAACGGTCAGGAAGAGAGCTTATCTATGAATGGGAAGAACAATCTGAAAAGTAG
- the nhaA gene encoding Na+/H+ antiporter NhaA, with translation MEHKRKTPIEKIVSPIQSFIKQEKSGGIVLGISVIIALFLANSVFADEYHHILEHKFGFQLDGNTYFEYNLHHWINDGLMAIFFFVVGLELKREIVGGELSNPRKALLPIAAALGGMVVPAIIYFALNPSGEVHSGWGIPMATDIAFALGVLYLLGNRIPLTLKVFLTALAIVDDLGAVLVIAFFYTSEISMYYLILGILILMAMYIGNKLGVRSILFYAILGIGGVWSTFLLSGVHATIAAVLAAFTIPANVKIDEKVFSSSIQYLLDKFKSLDPDNTKPTLTNEQLHVLDEIKENTVAATPPLQRLEHAMHPMVTFIIIPIFALANAGVSLAIDFEHLFSTNVALGVALGLLVGKVVGVVGFTLLLVKLKIASFPAGMNVRNLFGLGLLASIGFTMSLFVTSLAFKHEEYMIQAKIGIFVASIIGGVLGYIVLNKQAKKNN, from the coding sequence ATGGAGCACAAAAGGAAGACCCCTATAGAAAAAATAGTATCGCCTATTCAAAGTTTTATTAAACAAGAAAAATCTGGGGGAATTGTTTTAGGAATCAGTGTTATTATTGCGTTGTTTTTAGCAAACTCTGTTTTTGCTGACGAATACCATCATATTTTAGAGCATAAATTTGGGTTTCAGTTAGACGGAAACACTTATTTTGAATACAATCTGCATCATTGGATCAACGATGGTTTAATGGCTATTTTCTTTTTTGTGGTTGGTTTAGAATTAAAACGCGAAATTGTGGGTGGCGAATTATCAAATCCCCGAAAAGCATTGTTGCCAATTGCAGCTGCTTTGGGCGGTATGGTGGTTCCGGCGATTATTTATTTCGCGCTAAACCCATCGGGCGAAGTACACAGCGGTTGGGGAATACCAATGGCAACCGATATTGCTTTTGCGCTTGGAGTGCTTTATTTGCTTGGAAACCGTATTCCGTTAACATTAAAAGTGTTCTTAACTGCCTTGGCAATTGTAGATGATTTAGGAGCTGTGTTGGTAATTGCATTTTTCTATACATCCGAAATATCAATGTATTATTTGATTTTGGGCATACTGATTTTAATGGCCATGTATATTGGAAACAAATTGGGGGTTAGAAGCATTTTGTTTTATGCGATTCTGGGAATTGGTGGCGTGTGGTCAACATTCTTATTATCGGGTGTTCATGCCACAATCGCAGCCGTTTTAGCAGCCTTTACCATTCCAGCAAATGTAAAAATCGATGAAAAAGTATTCAGCTCTAGCATACAATATTTATTGGATAAATTCAAGAGCTTAGACCCCGACAACACCAAACCTACATTAACAAATGAACAGTTGCATGTTTTAGACGAGATCAAAGAAAACACGGTGGCTGCCACGCCGCCTTTGCAACGATTAGAACATGCCATGCACCCAATGGTAACCTTTATCATCATTCCAATTTTTGCGTTGGCAAATGCGGGCGTTTCTTTGGCTATTGATTTTGAACATTTATTCAGCACCAATGTAGCTTTGGGTGTGGCACTTGGGTTATTAGTAGGAAAAGTTGTGGGAGTTGTTGGTTTTACCCTACTTTTGGTGAAATTAAAAATTGCATCGTTTCCCGCTGGTATGAATGTGCGAAACTTGTTTGGTTTGGGCTTATTGGCATCCATCGGTTTCACTATGTCATTGTTTGTAACTTCATTGGCTTTTAAACATGAAGAATATATGATTCAAGCCAAAATAGGTATTTTTGTGGCATCGATTATTGGTGGTGTTTTGGGATATATTGTTCTCAATAAACAAGCAAAAAAGAACAACTAA
- a CDS encoding DnaJ domain-containing protein — MINYYVVLEIPNFSEETVIKKAYRKLSKKYHPDVNKDPFAHTYFLKINEAYDFLMDANKRFLLHQYLHTVQHAAATNSQETTHVHQKAAAPDILLFAVDKKYFKVGDYMLLQWNVSNCRRVHISLLGDVHFSGTHYIKMEHFTEEFIILMTVEATDGTLYKYQIKLLYDNSNPVQVAFEKIKARFPQVDEIHFKKETFFGMNARINGNEFKNRMLFLGILQAICLVFFILTSLKVILFLLALILFWLTFAQLYKRAHDTLAYKNKVYYLFVPFYNLYIAAQLFKTPTEPAVNEFGMLPAASKYTFWGWIQQRMGIINQHLTKLQKISMGSFVLLWLVVFIKASVTYDEQPMQLTNHYTETSRPSKQSGINVDYYLVFNEKYAVNVSEDQFNQIVHRKAYNRFALAKERSGEVAYIRMTNSETQQTDKLRFGVLQSSNPLLLLVSLLFLSQLYVWQNLTAPNEKSFANGYMIFALVFYLYGILVTVF; from the coding sequence ATGATTAATTATTATGTTGTTTTAGAAATTCCTAATTTTTCAGAGGAGACCGTTATAAAGAAAGCTTATCGAAAGCTTTCCAAAAAATACCATCCCGATGTGAACAAAGATCCGTTTGCCCACACTTATTTTTTGAAAATAAACGAAGCATATGATTTTTTAATGGATGCCAATAAGCGGTTTCTATTGCATCAATACCTTCACACGGTGCAACACGCAGCTGCCACAAACTCTCAAGAAACCACCCATGTGCACCAAAAAGCGGCTGCACCCGATATTTTGCTTTTTGCTGTTGATAAAAAGTATTTTAAAGTGGGCGATTATATGCTGTTGCAATGGAACGTATCCAATTGCCGAAGGGTGCATATTAGTTTGTTGGGCGATGTGCATTTTTCGGGAACACACTACATTAAAATGGAACATTTCACCGAAGAATTTATCATTTTAATGACCGTGGAAGCAACAGATGGAACATTGTATAAATACCAAATTAAACTTTTGTACGACAACAGCAATCCTGTTCAAGTGGCCTTTGAAAAAATAAAAGCACGTTTTCCGCAGGTTGATGAAATTCATTTTAAAAAAGAAACATTTTTTGGAATGAATGCCCGAATAAACGGCAATGAATTTAAAAATCGAATGCTTTTTCTTGGAATTTTGCAAGCAATTTGCCTTGTGTTTTTCATTTTAACTTCCTTAAAAGTAATTTTGTTTTTACTAGCATTAATCCTTTTTTGGTTGACCTTTGCCCAACTTTATAAACGGGCACACGACACTTTGGCATATAAGAACAAAGTATATTATTTATTTGTCCCTTTTTATAATTTATATATTGCCGCCCAGCTTTTTAAAACACCTACCGAGCCAGCTGTAAATGAATTTGGAATGCTTCCAGCCGCATCAAAATATACTTTTTGGGGTTGGATACAGCAGCGAATGGGAATAATAAACCAGCATTTAACAAAGCTTCAAAAAATATCGATGGGTAGTTTTGTGTTGCTTTGGTTAGTAGTTTTTATCAAAGCTTCTGTTACTTACGACGAACAACCAATGCAGCTCACAAATCATTATACCGAAACTTCGCGCCCTTCCAAACAAAGTGGTATAAACGTTGATTATTATCTAGTTTTTAATGAAAAATATGCTGTAAATGTGAGCGAAGACCAATTTAACCAAATCGTTCATCGCAAAGCATACAATCGGTTTGCCTTGGCAAAAGAGCGTAGTGGAGAAGTGGCATACATTCGTATGACTAACTCAGAAACCCAACAAACCGATAAGTTGCGTTTTGGTGTGTTGCAAAGTTCCAATCCATTGTTGCTGTTAGTGAGTTTACTGTTTTTAAGTCAGTTATATGTTTGGCAAAATTTAACAGCGCCTAATGAAAAATCTTTTGCAAATGGATATATGATATTTGCACTAGTTTTTTATCTGTATGGCATTCTTGTAACTGTTTTTTAA
- a CDS encoding DUF6452 family protein, protein MKKITCAVLCLFAFSACEKDDICVGGESVTPNVVIDLFDRLDSQLLKPAPKISIFVEGYTDTIVFRNTSKIEIPLQINTTETVWNIRLHQLNSSNDTILKNDQLRFTYNPEAFYVSKACGYKTVFYNFNSVKLPNTSSDGWIENIFKVTNEISNNNNAHIQIYY, encoded by the coding sequence ATGAAAAAAATAACATGTGCCGTTCTATGCCTTTTTGCATTTTCAGCTTGCGAAAAAGATGATATTTGTGTGGGCGGCGAGTCGGTTACGCCCAATGTGGTGATTGATTTGTTTGATCGGCTTGATTCGCAATTGTTGAAACCGGCTCCCAAAATTAGTATTTTTGTGGAAGGTTATACAGATACAATTGTGTTTAGAAACACTTCTAAAATAGAAATTCCGTTGCAAATAAACACTACTGAAACCGTTTGGAACATTCGTTTGCATCAATTAAATTCGTCGAATGATACCATTTTGAAAAACGATCAATTGCGGTTTACATATAACCCCGAAGCGTTTTATGTATCAAAAGCTTGTGGCTACAAAACGGTTTTCTACAATTTTAACAGTGTAAAATTACCCAATACTTCCAGCGATGGCTGGATTGAAAATATTTTTAAAGTAACAAACGAAATTTCAAACAACAACAATGCGCACATTCAGATTTACTATTAG